CCTTTGCCCTTTGCCCAGGGGCCAGAGCCTGTTTGTCTGCCCAGTCACATTCTCCAGTCCCAACACATCAGCTTCCACAGGGGCTTCTGGAATGTTTCCAAGGCTGCTGTCACAATATTGTGGCACCTGTTGGCCAGGGACAATGAAGCAGGAGGGCCAGGATGCTGCGGGGTCTTCTCTCCAAAGCAGGACACCACTCCCTCTGTACTAACCAAGCCATAGACTTGGAAATCACCAAGTTCATTTTCACATGGACAGACTGAGTCACCCTGGGCCAGTGATGTATGCTCTCGGAGTCCTAATCTTCTTGTAAACCAAATTCCTGCTGCCCAGTCCAGCACCTGGTACATAGCGGGGGCTGGACAGGAATCTGTTGAGTGCATGACCAGGAAGCTGTAGgtggaggaggctggggtggggtggggttggggaggggaatTCCCCCGCTGCTCCCCTGTTCTTTGGGAACCAGCTTGAGAAAGAAATCCTCTGCCGCCTTTCCCACCCTACTCCAACTTTGGATCTGCTCCCTGACCTCCTTCACTTGGCCCTAGTTCTCCACCCAGAGTCAACCCTGCCTGAAAGGCACCATGTCCTGTCACCAAGGTCTCAAAATAGGGAAAATAGTCTCTGAAGCCCTGAGCCCGCAGGAGATAGGGCACCCCAGGGTACAAGGCTTCACCGAAGGGCTGGAAAAAGAGCTCAGACCCCAACACCTATAGAAAGGGGGCCCTGGCTGTCCAACTGTGAGTGGCCTTCCCCTCGCCTCTCAGCACACCTGGAAACGACTCCACATGTGGGCGCCGCGGGATGCTGGGTCCCAACTGAACAACGCGTTTGGTCCACTACTGCGAGGGGAGGAGAACGCCCAGGGGCAGGAACTGCGCGCCAGCAAAAGACACCCTAACCTGGGGTGCGCCCGCCAGCTGCTTTCCCAAGGTGAAAACCTCCAAGAGGCGAGGTGCAAATCTCAGTGGCGTCCACACCCGGAGCTGTCTTCCCTCCAGGTCGTCCCTCCGTCTCATGCGACCAATCCCTGCAGCCTTTGCTCAGCCTGGGACCAAGAATTGGGAGTCCTACCCCTCCTCGGCTTTCTAGTCCCCTAACCCAAGATGAGCGGGCGCGCGCCCGGGCTGGGACAGATTCAGGCCGCATTTTCGTAGATTGCACTCTCCGCCCGGGAGCAACCCGTTCCAGCAGCCCCCTTCCCGCCCCATCAACGCGGCCGCGCGGTCGGTGTCTAGAGACGACACCCTGGCTAGGACAGGAATCAAGCCAAAAATTCAGGCTCGAGAAGCAAAGGCTGTGGGACCTCCTGGCTGGAAGAAAACGGCGGGTGGGTGGAGGATGCGGTGCGCGGGAATTTCCCCACGGACGCTTGCTGTTTTCTGCTCACCTTTCAGGAAGGTGCCCCTCTACCTGCGCCCTGCGCTGCACTTTGGAGCTCGCCCTCGAGCTCAGCTACCCGCTGACTCCCTCCGCCCGCGCCCGCACACCACAGACTCGGCTTACCGTCCCCTACCCCGTTCTAGAGGGCCCAGAGGGGATTGCCTGCAACCAACTCGCCTGCTTCAAGCCAGCCCCGAGAGTGGCGGGAGGCAAACAGCCAGAATGCCCGAGAAAAAAGTGGGCGTCGGAGGCCCTTGTCCTAGCGACTCCCCCACCGCACCGAATGAGTCCCGGGACTGCAAGGATCTAAGCCCTTACCTGCCTCGGCGCCTCCTTTCTGTGCGCTTTGCGGCTCCGGAAGCCGGATCGAGAGTCACAGGGTGGCTGGGCGCGGGCGGGCCACTCGGTTTGCGCCTCGAGGACCCGGACTTGCACTTGCAGAGCCGCTGCGTGGGGGATGTCCCTCTTTTTCCCTCCGCCCGGCGCGCTCCTCCGGCGTGTGGCGGTCTCTGGGTTCCAGCTGGAGTTGGCACTCCGCCCCCACAGCTCTTTCCAGCGTCTCAGACCTGTGCGCCCCGCCCCGCGCTGGACTCCGCCCCGGGGTCCCCGCCTGCCTCCTACTCGAGGCCGAGGGTGGGTGCCCAGCTCCCGCACCCCACTGCGTGCTCTCGGGCTGGTGCGTCCAGGGCGCGGGCACCGTAGGTCCGGCCACGCTGACGCGAGTCCCCGGGCAGCGGGGCGCTCCCCTGGCAGGGATTTCAGCGCCTTCGCATCCCGTCTGAATCGGACCACAGTAGCCGGGTTTCAACCGTGCGCTTTGGAACAGGGAGCACCGCCCTCTGCCGCCAGCTGTGGTACCGCACCCGGGTCGCGCGCGCAGGAGCGGAGAGTCCTGTCCTCCGGAGGTGCCCAGTGCCAGCGTCCGCGCCCACTTGAAGGTGACCCTTTCAAGGAAAGCCCGGCTCCGACAAATGCGGCGTGTTCCTTTGGGGATGGCGATGAAGGAGGAGGCCCCCAGGAGGAAGCTGGGGATGGGGGCAGTTTGCCCTGCTCAAAGTCCCTGAAGTCTTCACCCAAACTTTGCGACGACCACCACTATCAGATCCCATGGCCCTGCAAAGACAATCCCAGGCGTGCCTCAGCCTATCTGTCCAGAGAGTCCGGAGCCCTTTACTTTGCTTCTAACAGGTTCGAACTCCTCCCACGACCTCCCTGGTTAAACACAGGAACTGCCCATTCAAATGACTGGTGCCCAGGAAACTCTGGGCGTACAGGATTGAACCTGTGGCAGGACTCTGAAGGTCTGAAAAGGTGTTTCCCGTCGTTAAACCCCAGCTAGCGGATTATTGGCAAGTGGGAACATGGACTCCACTTTGTCAGAGCTTCCCATTGTTTTCAAGAGAATCTGGAAtttgagaactttaaaaatactctttgGGTTTGTTAAAGCAAAAATCTTGTTTTGGCCAAAGAGAACCTGTCTCAGACTGAACACAGTCCACAATGCTGCCAATTAAAAATTTGTGGGTAAATGAACTTCAAACCCTTTCTGGTGGTGACATTCTGTGATTCTGTCTTTCCTACCTTAAGTGGAACTGACCCCACTCTCCCCACCTCTTAGCATCTCTCCCGCATGATCAAAGGCAGGAGAGCCAGCTGTTCGCTTTCCCCCTGGGGAGGGGCTGCGATTGAGCAGATGTTCTACATGGTCAGGGCAACCTCCAGATATGGAGGCAAAAGAAGCTCTGTTGCTTGAGGAGGGGAGATGATGGGGTGGCCAGTTACATACCCTGGACACATTCTTTGGGATAGTGCATACTTACCAACTTCAGCTAGAGGCTTCTCCGCTTGTGGACCATGCCTGCCCTATTCAATGGAGCAAACAGACCCCGGGGACCATCTGCCCGCTGGGGCTTTCATGGAATCCTCTGAGATGAGTTAAGGCATGGTTACTTCCACACAGATTTGGCAACCCACAGATGTCGTTGTAGTAACTCCAAGTCCTGACCACCCTCAGCAGAGTAGGAGCTTTCTCTGGGGATGGACATGTGGTCCCCAGGGAGACAGTGGGTGCTTAGAAAACAGTGCAACAGAGTGCTATGGGGAGTTGTCTTAGTTTGCATTTCTCCCGAGGAGACTCCCAGACAAAGACCTGAGTGTAGGTAGTTTATTGGGAGCGGATCCCAGGAAGCACACACAGATGGAGgggaagtgagacagggaagggagaagggccCATACATGGTATGCTAACAAGCAGGGTGCCACTGGGGCTCACTCCAGTTGATCTGCAGACCGTGTGGAACATGCCTCATGGTTGTTCACAGCAGCCATCAATTCCTACCCCCCACTGATGGACAGATTCCCTGAGGGCCAGAATTTCCCTCACTTTTGAGTTGTGTCCCGGTGTGGTGCAGAAGGCCCAAGGCTAAAAAGAAGAGAGCTTCAGGCCTTGGGTGGGAGATGTCATGGTGCCTGGAACTGCATCTGCCAGTGAGTCCAGGTGAGCAGAGGAGATTCTGGGCAGGCCGTCACTCTCACAGCTGCTACAGGAGGGCAGCAGAGGGACATTCCCTTCAACGAGGCAGGCAGGAGCCATACTTCCGCTGGAGTTCATAGACTGAACTGGGTGTGAACCCAGAGAAACTGGGTGGGCTGAGTGGGATTTTGAGAGGAGCTGGAGACTTTGCATTATGTACTTGGAGGCAACTGACATCCCCACTTGGGCTCACAAAGCTGGTAAGAACTGGGGAACTGGAGGTGACTTAGGTGAAAATTATTAACGGACTTCCCCTATCTCTAGTCAAAGAGATTTCTCTAATTGCAAGCCCAAAGTCTCTTCTCCTTGTCTCTGAAAGAGTCTTCTCTCTGAAGTCTTTCTGGGGGAGAGAGGCTTAGCTGAACTACATGATAAAATgctgagggaggggaagaggcaaaggggaggaaagaaaatcTATGCAGGCTGGAGTTGCTGCAGAGCCTCAGGGGAGGCGTTATCTACAAACAACTGGACCTGAGGAAAATGGATGAGGTAAGGATACTTTGATACAGGGCCAGAAGATTATATGTTTGAATCCGCTTGGGAGACAcgaataataaaaatttaacaggTATAATATTTTGACGACGTTAAATctgaatgttttttattattccatGGCAGCCACTCCACTAGTATAAATCCAGGAAATTGGAGTGGGTTAACGCCGCCTCAGAATAACATCTCTCAAAGCTGTTCCCTAGGAGGGAGGGTTGAATTGGTGGGTCAGCCTGAGATCACCAGATGGAACCACGTTTAGGATCCCCCCCTCCCACCGCACTACTCAGAATATGTGCCAGTGTGTGTATAAAGGGGAGAGAGAGCTCAGGGTTTGTCAGGTAAATTTGattttcagataatttcttttacattacttttactatttatttatttttttacttatttattttttagagacagggtctcactctgtcacccaagctggagtgcaatagaaCAAtcgtagctcattgcagcctcaaattctcaggctcaagcgattctcccacttcaggctcctgagtagctgagactacagtctcgagccactgcacttgatcccaaatttatttttatttttactttttggggGCCTGGACTTTCCAGATTCAAGCAGTCTTTCAGCTttggcctccctagtagttggaaatacaggcgcccaccaccacacccagctaatttttttagtttttagaaaacaaaacaaaaacaagaaactaagtcttgccatgttgcccaggctgctcttgaactcctgggctcaagcgatcttcccgcctcggcgtcccaaaatgctgagattacaggcgtgaatcacagCACCTGGCCCCTAAATTACTTGTGACATTTGAATTATGTTTCTTGAAAGTGACTCCTTTCTAAGACAAAGCCACATGGGTCTTCAGGTTTATAAAGGTTTTACATGTAAACttttttaattgtaaagaaaTGAATATAGATTCTCTGGAGCTTGATTTGCCAATACATATTAAATAAGCCTtgaggctgggcagagtggctcatgcctgtaattccagcactttatgaggccaaggtggagggatGGTttagggtcaggagtttgagaccagcctgggcaacatagtgagaccctgtttccacaaaatttttttttttaaattagctgggcctgtggTAAATGCCTGGGGTACTGActgcttgggaggatgaggtggaaggatcacttgagcccagaagtttgaggctccaatgagccatgatcacatccctgccctccagcctgggcaacagagtaagatcctgtctcaaaaaaaaaaaaaaaaaaaaaaaagaaaagaaaaaagtcttaaaaatgtaCCTCCCTTAAACTTTAATCTAGAAATTCTGTTTTTATGACTTTATTCTATGGAGATAACGAACAAAGCAGGTAAAGATTTCTCTAGAGGGATATTGATAGTAGTATTGTTTAGGATaacaagaaattgaaaacaaCACTATTCTCAAGAAAATGACCTCAAGTTATTTTTGTGCgtttctgtgtgtctctctggGGGTAATCAATCAGCAAATCAAGAATGTGCCCTTGTTTTTGACTGCAGACATATTGTTAGGTAAACTTTTTAACCTTGAAAGTAAATGTAATTAAACTTTATGACTCATAGGTGGAAAAGACAAAGCTTAATTAATGGTTCAAGGTGTGTTGACCCTGGTGCTACCTTCCTTCCATCCAGCTGGCTTCCACGGGGTTCTGCAGAGTGACTCTGTAGGATACACCTGCTGACTCACCTGGCCCAGGTATTTTTCCCTCTTTGGCTTCCATCTGCCTCTAGGGGAGGAAGGCGATAGTCAGGACTGAGACAAGATATCAAGGTCAGTGCCCGCCAGCCATGCTCCCTGTCTATGGAGAAAGACCCAAGAAAAAGGTAAGCTTAAATGAAAGCCAGAGAGCTTTTGGTCAGAAATTTGTAATTGCCGTTAAAACTGTTTCCgaaaaagatgttttctgagcCCTCAGAGAGAAGCGGTGGTAGGAGGAAGGTGGGTTGAGACAGCAAAGTTCTTGCAAGAAGCAGGTCCTCGATGCACTCAAAACTGGATTCTATGATGGATAGTTTAGTTAATGAAATCCCTTCATGGAAACGACTTTGTTCACTGGCAGGGCAGATGAAGGAGAGGATGGTGCTTTAACTAATAAGAAAGACTGAAGGCTTCCACGTTCAGATCCATGTTTGGTAGATTATAGAAaggctttagtttttttttttttgtttgtttttatttgagatggagtctcgctctgtcacccaggctggagtgcagtggcacgatctcagctcactgcaagctctgcctctgagttcacgccattctcctgcctcagcctccctagtagctgggactgcaggcgcccgccagcacatccagctaattttttgtatttttagtagagacggggtttcaccatgttagccaggatggtctccatctcctgacctcatgatctgcctgcctcagcctaccaaagtgctgggattacatgtgtgagccaccgcgcatggccaGAAAGGGTTTAGTTTTATAAGGAGGCACTTGGGTATCAATTTATGTTGAGCCTCATCTTCTCTGGCTTGTCCTCTTCCAGCTGAAGACCCTCTATCCAGGTGTTCACATGCTATCTTACCCTGAGCTCAGGAAAGGATGAAAACCCCCTCCTTTAGGTatgtcacctgaggtcagaggcaGGGGGGTTTGGGAGCACTCAGGTGGAAAAAATTCACATAGTGTAGACATTTGGAAAGTTAAAAGTCAAATTCTTTGCCCGCTTTCCACAATGCAGCCCCAGAGAGGTGACCCAGTTACCTGGACTTTGTAAGTTCAAATGCAAACAAAACGGGCTTTGGGTATGCCTGGGCTCATTATGGGAGGagtcaggagagagagaaagccattTTCACTATGAGCAACACGGAGCTCTGAGTTAGTTAACCtggatattttgaaaaatgtgactTTGGTTTGTGCCCTGACGTGAACTAAGTTGTCTTGGGTTGGATTCCCCTAAAAGCGAATCTTGAGACAAAGATT
This genomic interval from Theropithecus gelada isolate Dixy chromosome 10, Tgel_1.0, whole genome shotgun sequence contains the following:
- the LOC112633513 gene encoding uncharacterized protein LOC112633513, whose protein sequence is MSLFFPPPGALLRRVAVSGFQLELALRPHSSFQRLRPVRPAPRWTPPRGPRLPPTRGRGWVPSSRTPLRALGLVRPGRGHRRSGHADASPRAAGRSPGRDFSAFASRLNRTTVAGFQPCALEQGAPPSAASCGTAPGSRAQERRVLSSGGAQCQRPRPLEGDPFKESPAPTNAACSFGDGDEGGGPQEEAGDGGSLPCSKSLKSSPKLCDDHHYQIPWPCKDNPRRASAYLSRESGALYFASNRFELLPRPPWLNTGTAHSNDWCPGNSGRTGLNLWQDSEGLKRCFPSLNPS